In Jeotgalibacillus aurantiacus, the following are encoded in one genomic region:
- a CDS encoding 2-hydroxyacid dehydrogenase, producing MKKIYITRKIDDQVIDQLKERFDVQVWNKEDTAVPKDELLHQVKDSHALLTMLSDKIDQEIFDAAPHLEVVANLAVGYDNIDLDAAKKAGVIVTNTPDVLTDTTADLTFSLIMAVGRRITEAAEYVKQGKWTSWSPYLLAGTDIHHKTIGIIGMGSIGQAVAQRAKGFNMDVLYHTRSRKSEAEQRFNAKHVSLEELLKESDYVVMLAPFTEETKQMMGKKEFALMKKSAFFVNAGRGTTVDEQALIEALQTGEIAGAALDVFEKEPISADHPLLSMKNVVAIPHIGSASRETRLTMMKLASDNIAAVLQGKKALTEVK from the coding sequence ATGAAAAAGATTTATATTACCCGTAAAATTGATGATCAGGTGATTGATCAATTAAAGGAGCGATTTGATGTACAGGTTTGGAACAAGGAAGATACGGCTGTACCGAAAGATGAATTACTTCACCAGGTAAAAGACAGTCATGCACTTCTCACGATGTTATCTGACAAAATTGATCAGGAGATTTTTGATGCGGCTCCACATTTGGAAGTAGTGGCAAACCTTGCAGTCGGATATGACAACATCGATCTCGATGCTGCAAAAAAGGCAGGCGTCATTGTTACGAATACACCTGATGTTCTGACGGATACAACAGCGGATCTGACATTTTCACTGATCATGGCTGTCGGCAGGAGAATCACGGAGGCTGCTGAGTATGTAAAGCAGGGAAAGTGGACGTCATGGTCCCCTTATCTGCTTGCGGGAACTGATATTCATCATAAGACGATCGGGATTATCGGAATGGGAAGTATTGGACAAGCCGTCGCGCAACGGGCCAAAGGATTTAATATGGATGTGCTTTATCATACGCGGTCCAGAAAATCTGAGGCGGAACAACGATTTAACGCTAAACACGTTTCTCTTGAAGAACTGCTGAAGGAATCTGATTATGTTGTGATGCTTGCTCCTTTTACAGAAGAAACAAAGCAGATGATGGGTAAGAAGGAATTTGCCTTAATGAAGAAGTCTGCGTTTTTTGTTAATGCAGGCCGTGGTACAACAGTGGACGAACAGGCGTTGATCGAAGCACTGCAAACCGGTGAAATTGCCGGAGCAGCACTTGATGTGTTTGAAAAAGAACCAATCAGTGCTGACCATCCGCTTCTCAGCATGAAAAATGTAGTCGCCATCCCGCATATCGGCAGCGCCTCCAGAGAAACACGCCTGACGATGATGAAGCTTGCATCGGATAACATTGCAGCAGTGCTTCAGGGGAAAAAGGCTTTAACTGAAGTGAAATAA
- a CDS encoding TIGR01457 family HAD-type hydrolase: MKQYKGYLIDLDGTMYRGTEAIPEAVDFVKKLKDKGIPYLFVTNNSSKTQEQVAAHLKGFDVPAEPEQVFTTSLATASVISREKSDASVYVIGGDGIRQALTDKGLTIKDENPDYVVVGLDREITYEKLALGCLAVRGGAKFISTNGDIAIPTERGLLPGNGSLTSVIAVSTQTEPMFIGKPEAVIMEQALHVLGLPKEEVVMVGDNYDTDIQAGFNTGMDTLMVHTGVSPKSLLETKELQPTYSINSLAEWNII, encoded by the coding sequence ATGAAGCAGTATAAAGGATATTTAATTGATCTTGATGGAACAATGTACAGAGGGACGGAAGCGATTCCGGAAGCTGTTGATTTTGTGAAAAAATTGAAGGATAAAGGCATTCCTTATTTATTTGTAACGAATAATTCTTCAAAAACACAGGAGCAGGTTGCAGCTCACTTAAAAGGTTTTGATGTACCCGCTGAGCCGGAGCAGGTATTTACGACATCATTAGCTACAGCCTCCGTTATTTCCCGGGAAAAGTCGGATGCATCTGTCTATGTGATTGGCGGAGACGGTATTCGCCAAGCGCTGACAGACAAGGGTTTGACGATTAAAGACGAAAATCCTGATTACGTTGTAGTCGGGCTTGACCGGGAAATTACGTATGAAAAACTGGCGCTCGGCTGCCTGGCTGTCAGAGGCGGCGCGAAATTTATTTCTACAAATGGAGATATTGCGATCCCGACTGAACGCGGTCTCCTTCCAGGTAACGGATCACTGACTTCGGTGATTGCTGTTTCTACTCAAACGGAACCGATGTTTATCGGTAAGCCTGAAGCTGTCATTATGGAACAGGCACTTCATGTACTTGGACTGCCTAAAGAAGAAGTCGTGATGGTGGGAGACAATTATGATACAGACATTCAGGCAGGCTTCAATACCGGCATGGACACATTGATGGTTCATACAGGCGTTTCACCTAAAAGCCTGCTGGAAACGAAAGAACTTCAGCCTACTTACTCAATCAACTCATTAGCAGAATGGAACATCATCTGA
- a CDS encoding DUF86 domain-containing protein, which yields MYFVDRETIHATLSYMEEQIAFFEAQTSWSTRLSELALERCTHVIIESIIDVGNSMIDGFIMRDPGSYEDIIEILEDEKVITPDMKPPLVKVIQLRKLLVQEFTTLSHSHLEETLRNHLSELQAFAPAVRDYLTNELGPVSAFRN from the coding sequence ATGTATTTTGTTGACCGCGAGACGATTCATGCGACGCTTTCTTATATGGAGGAACAGATTGCTTTTTTTGAGGCACAGACATCCTGGTCGACCCGTCTTTCAGAGCTTGCGCTTGAGCGCTGTACCCACGTAATTATTGAATCCATCATTGATGTTGGGAATTCGATGATTGACGGGTTTATTATGAGAGATCCGGGCAGTTATGAGGATATTATTGAGATTTTAGAGGATGAGAAAGTCATCACACCTGACATGAAGCCTCCACTTGTAAAGGTCATTCAGCTGAGGAAGCTGCTCGTACAGGAGTTTACAACCCTGTCACACAGTCACCTTGAGGAGACCTTGAGAAATCATCTATCTGAACTTCAGGCGTTTGCACCAGCTGTACGCGATTATCTGACAAATGAGCTTGGCCCCGTTTCAGCATTTAGAAATTAA
- a CDS encoding DUF3055 domain-containing protein: MNERFYLYDDTEETKTRFVSFMGENQRFDLAIMYSDRYYGKAVVFDIQGSRFAILGQDDLDEPGYLEHAYQISEEDASEMRDFLQEVIR; this comes from the coding sequence ATGAACGAACGTTTTTACCTTTATGATGATACAGAAGAAACCAAAACGCGATTTGTCAGCTTTATGGGCGAAAACCAGCGCTTTGATCTTGCCATTATGTATTCAGACCGCTACTACGGAAAAGCAGTCGTCTTTGATATTCAGGGAAGTCGATTCGCCATTCTGGGTCAGGACGACCTTGATGAACCCGGCTACCTCGAACATGCCTATCAGATCTCAGAAGAAGATGCATCAGAAATGCGCGACTTTCTCCAGGAAGTCATCCGCTGA
- a CDS encoding cytosolic protein, with the protein MKQYSDFSNVEVQREYLTVETLPEGPYGAPRGKYSIVKNKSGPWLPGQRYYSAFNYENKGLHKHIPRLDPGAHKP; encoded by the coding sequence ATGAAACAATACAGCGACTTTTCAAACGTCGAAGTCCAGCGTGAATACCTGACCGTCGAAACACTGCCCGAAGGCCCATACGGCGCACCACGCGGCAAATATTCCATCGTCAAAAATAAAAGCGGCCCATGGCTACCCGGACAGCGCTACTACAGCGCCTTCAACTACGAAAACAAAGGGCTCCACAAACACATACCACGCCTAGATCCCGGAGCTCATAAGCCTTAA
- a CDS encoding YutD family protein produces MITIYNHQYEIIEEYREGFNEEAFEGRYSEILHKYDYIVGDWGYGQLRLKGFFDDQNQKSSFDTKISTVKDYLYEHCNFGCPYFIVKKVAVKK; encoded by the coding sequence ATGATTACGATTTATAATCATCAGTATGAGATTATTGAGGAGTACCGCGAAGGCTTTAATGAGGAAGCGTTTGAGGGCAGATATAGTGAGATTCTTCATAAGTATGATTACATAGTAGGCGACTGGGGATATGGACAGCTCCGGTTGAAGGGTTTTTTTGATGATCAGAACCAGAAGTCGTCGTTTGATACGAAGATTTCGACGGTGAAGGATTATTTGTATGAGCATTGTAATTTTGGTTGTCCTTATTTTATTGTGAAAAAGGTTGCGGTTAAGAAGTAG
- the lipA gene encoding lipoyl synthase, with product MSTTTKDGLLRKPEWLKIKLNTNESYTGLKKMMREKNLHTVCEEARCPNIHECWGERRTATFMILGDVCTRACRFCAIKTGLPTELDLAEPERVADSVKLMNLKHAVITAVARDDLKDGGAAVFAETVRAIKRKNPFTTIEVLPSDMGGIYENIQTLMDARPDILNHNIETVERLTPRVRARAKYHRSLELLKRSKELQPDIPTKSSLMIGLGETEEEIIQTMDDLRAHDVDIMTIGQYLQPTRKHLPVIKYYTPLEFGKLRKIAMDKGFKHCEAGPLVRSSYHADEQVNAASRERQAQGELQDNE from the coding sequence ATGAGTACAACGACGAAGGACGGCCTCCTCAGAAAGCCGGAGTGGCTGAAAATTAAGCTGAACACGAATGAAAGTTATACAGGATTAAAGAAAATGATGCGTGAGAAAAATCTCCACACCGTATGTGAAGAGGCACGGTGCCCGAATATTCATGAGTGCTGGGGCGAGAGAAGAACCGCAACATTTATGATTCTTGGAGATGTTTGTACACGTGCATGCCGTTTTTGTGCAATCAAAACAGGCCTTCCGACAGAGCTTGATCTGGCTGAGCCGGAACGCGTAGCGGATTCAGTTAAGCTGATGAATTTAAAGCATGCCGTTATTACTGCTGTAGCCCGTGATGATTTGAAGGATGGCGGTGCAGCCGTATTTGCTGAAACGGTCCGTGCTATTAAGAGAAAAAATCCTTTTACGACGATTGAAGTCCTTCCATCTGACATGGGTGGCATTTACGAAAACATTCAAACGCTTATGGATGCACGTCCTGATATACTTAACCATAACATCGAAACGGTTGAACGTCTGACGCCTAGAGTGCGTGCGCGTGCAAAGTATCACCGTTCTCTTGAACTGCTGAAGCGCTCAAAAGAATTGCAGCCTGATATTCCAACGAAGTCGAGTTTAATGATTGGATTAGGTGAAACAGAGGAAGAAATCATTCAGACGATGGATGATTTACGTGCACATGATGTGGATATTATGACAATCGGTCAGTATCTGCAGCCAACACGTAAGCATCTTCCAGTTATTAAATACTATACACCGCTTGAATTCGGTAAATTGCGCAAAATTGCCATGGATAAAGGATTTAAGCATTGTGAAGCCGGGCCGCTTGTCCGTTCTTCGTATCATGCAGATGAGCAGGTTAATGCTGCATCGCGTGAACGCCAGGCACAGGGAGAATTACAGGATAACGAGTAA
- a CDS encoding methionine/alanine import family NSS transporter small subunit, translating into MTGSAIFMMVVGIVLLWGGLAASIVNAVSKSKKEV; encoded by the coding sequence ATGACAGGCAGTGCGATTTTTATGATGGTTGTTGGTATTGTCCTCCTTTGGGGCGGACTCGCAGCCAGTATTGTAAATGCAGTAAGTAAATCAAAAAAAGAAGTGTAA
- a CDS encoding sodium-dependent transporter, whose product MNRQQWGTRAGFILAAVGSAVGLGNIWRFPYVAYENGGGAFFIPYLFALLTAGIPILVMEFTIGHKYRGSAPLSFFRMSGKKAEWLGWWGVFVAFVISTYYAVIIAWAMRYTIFSFNQAWGEDTEAFLFGEFLQLDVAPGETGGIVWGILIPLILVWVITLGILVAGVKKGIEYANRIFIPTLVILFLIIVIRAVTLEGATEGLNAFFQPNFENILDPDVWVAAYGHIFFSLSIAFAIMITYSSYLPKKSDITNNAFITGFANSGFELLAGIGVFAALGYMASQLDVPVSEVATAGVGLAFVVFPQIINQLPGLNGLFGALFFLSLTLAGLTSLMSITETYVAGITEKFGVSRNMAILFGGGLAALISVLFATQGGLYFLDVADYFINQFGVAAVGLVEVVMVIWILRKADLLRDHANLTSQIRLGGWWKICLGIVTPIVLGFMMFQLLAQNILQQFDNDTGNYEGYATDFILAGGVSVAVGALVVGLLFSLGKWSRSTPVELPDKD is encoded by the coding sequence ATGAATCGTCAACAGTGGGGAACTCGTGCCGGCTTTATTTTGGCCGCTGTAGGTTCTGCAGTCGGACTCGGAAACATCTGGCGTTTTCCGTATGTTGCTTATGAGAACGGTGGAGGAGCATTCTTTATTCCATATTTATTTGCACTCTTAACTGCCGGTATTCCTATTCTTGTTATGGAATTCACCATCGGTCATAAGTACAGAGGATCAGCGCCGCTGTCATTCTTCCGTATGAGCGGAAAAAAGGCGGAATGGTTAGGATGGTGGGGAGTATTTGTCGCCTTCGTGATATCCACCTATTACGCCGTCATTATTGCCTGGGCCATGCGTTATACAATCTTTTCGTTTAATCAGGCCTGGGGTGAGGACACAGAGGCATTTTTATTCGGAGAATTTCTACAGCTTGATGTAGCTCCAGGTGAAACAGGTGGTATCGTATGGGGGATTCTAATTCCGCTTATCCTCGTTTGGGTTATCACACTTGGTATTCTTGTAGCTGGTGTTAAAAAAGGAATTGAGTATGCGAACCGCATTTTTATTCCAACGCTTGTGATCTTATTCTTAATTATTGTAATTCGTGCAGTAACACTTGAAGGCGCTACTGAAGGCCTGAACGCTTTCTTCCAGCCGAATTTTGAAAACATACTTGATCCGGATGTCTGGGTAGCCGCATACGGTCATATTTTCTTCAGTTTATCGATTGCTTTTGCGATCATGATTACTTATTCAAGTTATCTGCCAAAAAAATCAGATATCACGAATAACGCCTTCATTACAGGTTTTGCGAACTCTGGCTTTGAGCTTCTAGCAGGAATCGGGGTATTCGCAGCACTTGGATATATGGCGTCTCAGCTAGACGTTCCTGTCTCAGAAGTTGCGACTGCAGGAGTTGGACTTGCATTTGTTGTATTCCCGCAGATCATTAATCAGCTTCCGGGCTTAAACGGGCTTTTCGGTGCTCTATTCTTTTTATCATTGACGTTAGCAGGACTAACTTCACTCATGTCTATTACAGAAACGTATGTAGCAGGTATCACAGAGAAGTTCGGTGTATCCCGTAACATGGCCATTTTATTTGGCGGTGGACTTGCAGCACTTATTTCTGTTCTGTTCGCCACTCAGGGTGGATTGTACTTCCTGGACGTAGCTGACTACTTTATCAACCAGTTTGGTGTAGCAGCAGTCGGCCTGGTAGAAGTCGTAATGGTTATATGGATTCTTCGAAAAGCAGATCTGCTTCGAGACCATGCAAACCTGACTTCTCAAATCCGTCTTGGCGGCTGGTGGAAAATCTGTCTTGGAATCGTTACGCCAATTGTACTTGGTTTTATGATGTTCCAGCTACTTGCTCAGAATATTCTTCAGCAGTTTGATAATGACACAGGAAACTACGAAGGATATGCGACAGACTTTATCTTAGCTGGTGGTGTATCTGTAGCTGTAGGAGCGCTTGTTGTAGGTCTCTTGTTCTCACTTGGAAAATGGAGCCGTTCAACACCTGTTGAGCTTCCGGACAAAGACTAA
- a CDS encoding Na+/H+ antiporter NhaC family protein → MEGSWLSLLPPIIAILMVVLTRRVLLSLGAGIVAAALLLTSFSPVGTLQELWMSFSGVFWEYGSDGEPGALNLWNIFIMLFLLILGVITAFINISGGARAFGEWAMKRVKTRAGAQLVTACLGVIIFIDDYFNSLAVGQVARPITDRHRVSRAKLAYLIDSTAAPVCVVSPVSSWGAYIIAVIGGILATHSITEYTAFSAFIQMVPMNLYVWAALGIVFIVALRGVDFGQMRVHENRAIETGEVYDKNKDIPGELKNDLPTSSHGTVGDLIWPIIALVVGTVASMMYTGAQAYQDETGQAASLLQMFEYTDVAKSLVWGALVGLAVAIILFIRQVNRSSKIGGSEFVLGLTEGVKSMLPAIYILVFAWMIVGLIDSLGTGVYLAGLVEQSNLPIGWLPVLLFLVAGIMAFSTGTSWGSFGILLPIAGQIAATTDVSLLLPALAAVLAGAVFGDHCSPISDTTILSSTGAGSNHIDHVTTQIPYAVTGAAIAAAGYILLGFSGSTWLALGLVIVLLVLFAVIMGRNPEKARVVSAEESLEK, encoded by the coding sequence ATGGAAGGTTCATGGTTATCACTTTTACCGCCGATTATTGCGATTTTAATGGTTGTACTGACTCGGCGAGTTTTATTATCACTCGGGGCAGGGATTGTTGCAGCGGCATTGCTGTTGACAAGCTTTTCTCCGGTTGGAACGCTTCAGGAATTATGGATGTCGTTCAGCGGCGTATTTTGGGAATATGGTTCTGATGGTGAACCGGGTGCGCTGAATCTTTGGAATATCTTTATCATGCTATTCTTACTTATACTTGGTGTGATTACAGCATTTATTAATATTTCAGGTGGAGCAAGAGCGTTCGGGGAGTGGGCAATGAAGCGCGTGAAAACGCGTGCAGGGGCCCAGCTTGTTACAGCTTGTCTTGGGGTAATCATCTTTATCGATGATTACTTTAACAGTCTTGCTGTAGGACAGGTGGCCCGTCCGATTACAGACCGCCACCGTGTATCACGGGCGAAGCTTGCTTATCTGATTGACTCAACTGCAGCTCCTGTCTGTGTTGTATCCCCTGTATCAAGCTGGGGCGCCTACATCATTGCCGTAATCGGAGGAATTTTAGCGACACACTCTATTACGGAATACACAGCGTTCTCAGCATTTATTCAGATGGTGCCGATGAATCTGTATGTCTGGGCAGCACTTGGCATCGTATTTATTGTGGCACTGCGTGGTGTTGATTTCGGACAGATGCGTGTGCATGAAAATCGTGCAATTGAAACAGGAGAAGTCTATGATAAAAATAAAGACATTCCTGGTGAATTAAAAAATGATCTGCCTACATCAAGTCATGGTACGGTTGGAGATTTAATCTGGCCAATTATTGCGCTTGTTGTGGGAACTGTTGCATCCATGATGTATACAGGTGCTCAGGCGTATCAGGATGAAACAGGACAAGCCGCCTCACTGTTACAGATGTTCGAATATACCGATGTAGCAAAATCACTTGTCTGGGGTGCACTGGTCGGACTGGCTGTTGCCATTATTCTGTTTATCCGTCAGGTGAACCGTTCCAGTAAGATTGGTGGATCTGAGTTTGTGTTAGGCTTAACAGAAGGTGTTAAATCAATGCTGCCAGCCATTTATATTCTTGTCTTTGCCTGGATGATTGTTGGTTTGATTGACAGCCTTGGCACGGGTGTTTACCTTGCAGGCTTGGTAGAGCAGTCCAATCTTCCAATCGGATGGCTGCCGGTACTGTTATTCCTTGTTGCCGGTATTATGGCATTTTCTACAGGAACATCATGGGGATCATTTGGTATTCTGCTACCGATCGCAGGTCAGATTGCAGCAACGACAGATGTATCGTTACTTCTTCCTGCACTTGCAGCGGTTCTGGCTGGAGCGGTGTTTGGTGACCACTGTTCACCGATTTCAGATACGACGATCCTGTCTTCTACGGGAGCGGGAAGCAATCATATTGATCACGTAACGACTCAGATTCCATATGCAGTGACAGGTGCTGCGATTGCAGCAGCAGGTTATATTCTGCTTGGCTTCTCTGGTAGTACGTGGCTTGCACTTGGGTTAGTGATCGTATTGCTGGTGCTGTTTGCTGTCATTATGGGTCGGAATCCGGAAAAAGCACGTGTGGTTTCAGCGGAAGAGAGCTTGGAAAAATAA
- the yunB gene encoding sporulation protein YunB, which translates to MRIKPLSVRAVWVISFVLFGVMTITGLFLINTGIKPTLMVYAESQTQKIGALVISKAVNKEIANVMDINEIIENVPTDSSEMITTKFNTEIINRVMSETTELVQGQLRAIERGDTSVLKSLTELDIEVEDAGDMEGIVYTVPLGQATGNALLGNLGPRVPIRFHAVGSVTSNIRSDITEFGINNAFVEINIDLKVQVQIIVPFATEVTTIQQDIPVAMGLIQGQVPEIYNMGDGMSPSLEVPIPSP; encoded by the coding sequence ATGCGCATAAAACCGTTATCTGTACGTGCAGTCTGGGTCATATCTTTTGTCCTGTTTGGCGTGATGACCATCACGGGACTTTTTCTCATCAATACAGGGATTAAACCGACACTGATGGTTTATGCAGAATCGCAGACACAAAAAATCGGTGCGCTGGTGATTAGTAAGGCTGTTAATAAAGAAATTGCCAACGTAATGGATATTAACGAAATTATCGAGAATGTCCCAACTGACTCATCTGAAATGATTACAACCAAATTTAATACAGAAATCATAAACCGTGTCATGTCTGAAACGACCGAGCTCGTTCAGGGGCAGCTGCGCGCAATAGAACGCGGAGATACAAGTGTCCTTAAATCCCTGACAGAGCTTGATATCGAAGTGGAGGATGCCGGGGATATGGAGGGAATTGTCTACACGGTTCCGCTTGGGCAGGCGACCGGAAATGCATTACTTGGAAACCTTGGTCCGAGAGTGCCAATCCGATTTCATGCAGTAGGCAGTGTGACCTCCAATATCAGATCTGATATTACGGAGTTTGGCATTAACAATGCATTTGTTGAAATTAATATTGACCTTAAGGTTCAGGTGCAAATTATTGTTCCTTTTGCCACAGAGGTTACGACCATTCAACAGGATATTCCTGTCGCAATGGGGCTGATTCAGGGGCAGGTTCCTGAAATATATAACATGGGTGATGGAATGTCACCTTCACTCGAAGTGCCAATTCCTTCACCATAA
- a CDS encoding HD-GYP domain-containing protein, with amino-acid sequence MRLISTKILRAGMTLGNTIYNVNERPLLHAHVTLTEQMIKRLHLLNVQYVYIDDERSRGIDIEETVPSSIRHQTIKEMQMAFELVKSPNKNNISAMLEKKTQAIQSTLKNIMAEMNSNKDLLMILSDAYLYDSYIFHHSFNVTLYTLAIGKQLKLPNIQLEYLGMGAMLHDIGKIMVDEQILMKSTPLTEEEFLEIQKHASNGFEILRNLHNVSLLSAHCAFQHHERIDGSGYPRGLKGPDIHPYAKIIAVADVFDACTSNRVYREKMLPSDALDILQDGSGTLFDPTVIKAFTQSIAIYPNGLSVGLNDGRKGIVARQNTGMSARPVIRVVEENGRLLTATYELDLSLNPESAISATDIDFSTETVH; translated from the coding sequence ATGAGACTCATATCAACAAAAATACTTAGAGCCGGCATGACGCTTGGCAACACGATTTATAATGTCAACGAGCGTCCGCTTCTGCATGCTCATGTGACGTTGACAGAGCAAATGATAAAAAGGCTTCATCTGCTCAATGTGCAATACGTCTACATTGATGATGAAAGATCCAGGGGAATTGATATCGAAGAAACGGTACCCTCCAGTATCAGGCATCAGACGATCAAGGAAATGCAGATGGCATTTGAGCTCGTGAAATCTCCAAATAAAAACAATATATCTGCCATGCTGGAAAAAAAGACACAGGCGATTCAGTCAACCTTAAAGAATATTATGGCTGAAATGAATAGCAATAAGGACCTGCTGATGATTTTATCTGATGCTTATCTGTATGATTCGTATATTTTCCATCATTCATTTAATGTGACACTTTATACGCTTGCGATTGGGAAACAGTTAAAGCTTCCGAATATCCAGCTTGAATATCTTGGAATGGGTGCGATGCTGCATGATATTGGTAAGATTATGGTTGATGAGCAGATTTTGATGAAATCCACTCCTTTGACAGAGGAGGAGTTTCTCGAAATACAAAAACATGCTTCAAACGGTTTTGAAATTCTTCGAAACCTTCATAATGTTTCGCTGTTAAGTGCGCATTGTGCCTTTCAGCATCATGAACGAATAGATGGCTCTGGGTATCCCAGGGGTTTAAAGGGACCGGACATTCATCCTTACGCTAAAATTATCGCTGTTGCTGATGTATTCGATGCCTGTACTTCAAACAGGGTGTACCGTGAAAAAATGCTGCCATCCGATGCGCTAGATATCCTACAGGATGGCTCAGGAACGTTATTTGACCCGACTGTGATTAAAGCTTTTACTCAGTCTATTGCGATCTACCCGAATGGACTTTCTGTGGGCCTTAACGATGGAAGGAAGGGTATTGTGGCACGGCAAAATACAGGGATGTCTGCAAGGCCTGTAATCAGGGTGGTCGAGGAAAACGGTCGTCTTCTGACAGCTACATATGAGCTCGATCTGAGTTTGAATCCTGAATCTGCTATTTCTGCAACAGATATTGATTTCAGTACAGAAACTGTTCATTAG
- a CDS encoding bifunctional metallophosphatase/5'-nucleotidase — MKERITLYHTNDLHSHFEHWPRIRQFLKTQKQYHEDKGEEVFLFDIGDHADRFHPLTEGSAGKRNVDFLNEAGYDAVTIGNNEGITFSYEELNSLYHHADFPVIVANLFTESGERPDWVIPYLIKTTKSGIKIGITAVTAEYPAFYKKLGWNITSAKDELKAQVRVLKEKVDIILFLSHLGIREDEWVAEECRDIDVIMGGHTHHVLENGRRHYQTLLAAAGKYGMYTGKVEIEFDHVSREITQSSAVLYETDGLPKPEDEQKLIELWEMEGRQLLSNEVVTLEKDILHNPLDRESPLSQLLGDALLDWCSADFSIVTGGLLLDSLPKGKITEFDLHQVLPHPINPCVVELTGSEVKEVIRQSMNHAWPTTVIRGLGFRGTILGAFVYRGLEEKGHHFFVNNEEVQADKLYKVATVDMFTFGYFFPEMHRAKKQYFMPEFLRDILKEKLMNKDLI; from the coding sequence ATGAAAGAACGGATTACTCTTTATCATACGAATGATCTTCATAGTCATTTTGAGCACTGGCCAAGAATCCGTCAGTTTTTAAAAACACAAAAACAGTATCACGAAGATAAAGGTGAAGAGGTTTTTTTATTTGATATTGGAGATCATGCTGATCGCTTTCATCCTTTAACGGAAGGGTCAGCCGGGAAAAGGAACGTTGATTTCCTGAATGAGGCCGGCTATGATGCGGTTACAATCGGTAACAATGAAGGAATTACGTTCTCCTACGAAGAATTAAACTCTTTATATCATCATGCAGATTTTCCGGTTATTGTGGCTAATTTGTTTACGGAGTCTGGAGAGCGGCCGGACTGGGTGATCCCTTATTTAATCAAAACGACAAAAAGCGGGATTAAAATCGGGATCACAGCAGTGACCGCAGAGTATCCTGCATTTTATAAGAAGCTCGGCTGGAATATTACATCCGCAAAAGATGAATTAAAAGCTCAGGTGCGTGTGTTAAAGGAAAAGGTTGATATCATTCTGTTTCTATCGCATCTTGGTATTCGCGAAGATGAGTGGGTAGCCGAGGAATGCAGAGATATTGATGTCATCATGGGTGGCCACACACATCATGTACTCGAAAATGGAAGGAGACATTATCAGACGTTACTTGCTGCAGCGGGGAAATATGGAATGTATACGGGAAAAGTGGAGATTGAATTTGATCATGTTTCCCGGGAAATAACTCAGTCATCTGCTGTCTTATATGAAACGGACGGCCTTCCAAAGCCGGAGGATGAGCAAAAACTAATCGAATTGTGGGAGATGGAAGGAAGGCAGCTTTTATCAAATGAAGTCGTGACACTTGAAAAAGACATTCTTCATAATCCGCTGGACCGGGAATCTCCATTATCGCAGTTGTTGGGAGATGCACTTCTTGATTGGTGTTCTGCTGATTTTTCCATCGTGACAGGTGGACTTCTGCTTGATTCCCTTCCTAAAGGTAAAATAACGGAATTTGACTTGCACCAGGTTCTGCCCCATCCGATCAATCCGTGTGTCGTAGAGCTGACCGGCAGTGAAGTAAAAGAAGTCATCAGGCAGTCAATGAACCATGCCTGGCCGACAACTGTGATCAGGGGACTTGGGTTCAGAGGTACCATTCTCGGTGCTTTTGTATACAGAGGTCTGGAAGAAAAAGGTCATCATTTTTTTGTTAACAATGAAGAAGTTCAGGCCGATAAATTATATAAAGTGGCTACGGTGGACATGTTTACATTTGGCTATTTTTTCCCTGAAATGCACCGGGCAAAAAAACAATATTTTATGCCGGAATTTTTAAGGGATATTTTAAAAGAGAAGCTGATGAATAAAGATCTGATTTAG